A portion of the Hyalangium minutum genome contains these proteins:
- a CDS encoding metallophosphoesterase: MRLPASGRLLAATDIQGNLRDFQRMLALFEESPHDSVLVFTGDLIHGPDEYTEDHWPDYLGTPYKDESPEVVRLLAEAQARYPGRVHSLLGNHEHSHVGGPRTAKFHHDEAQALEERMSPEDAESMRALFRQFPLVAAAPNGVVLLHASPSATLNHVDEFKSVELEGYAHMGIEEFFHIPVLGATLWSRMALPEQARAFLKPLGGRIAIYGHDVVREGYEKVGDEQLCVSTSFALFDKDKVYVELDLSKTYPNVHALRDGVELKRLHG, from the coding sequence TTGCGTTTGCCAGCCTCGGGCCGGCTTCTGGCCGCCACGGACATCCAGGGCAACCTGCGGGATTTTCAGCGCATGCTGGCCCTCTTCGAGGAGTCTCCGCACGATAGCGTCCTCGTCTTCACCGGGGATCTGATCCACGGCCCGGACGAGTACACGGAGGACCACTGGCCGGACTACCTCGGCACGCCCTACAAGGATGAGTCCCCGGAGGTGGTGCGGCTGCTGGCGGAGGCGCAGGCGCGTTACCCCGGCCGGGTGCACAGCCTGCTGGGCAACCACGAGCACTCGCACGTGGGCGGCCCGCGCACCGCCAAGTTCCACCACGACGAGGCCCAAGCGCTTGAGGAGCGCATGAGCCCCGAGGACGCCGAGTCCATGCGCGCGCTCTTCCGCCAGTTCCCGCTGGTGGCCGCCGCGCCCAACGGCGTGGTGCTGCTGCACGCCTCGCCCTCCGCGACGCTGAACCACGTCGATGAGTTCAAGTCCGTGGAGTTGGAGGGCTATGCTCATATGGGCATCGAAGAGTTCTTCCACATCCCCGTGCTCGGGGCGACGCTGTGGAGCCGCATGGCGCTGCCTGAGCAGGCCCGTGCCTTCCTGAAGCCGCTGGGTGGCCGCATCGCCATCTATGGCCACGACGTGGTGCGCGAGGGCTACGAGAAGGTGGGGGACGAGCAGCTCTGCGTCTCCACGAGCTTTGCCCTCTTCGACAAGGACAAGGTCTACGTGGAGCTGGATCTCTCCAAGACCTATCCCAATGTGCACGCCCTGCGGGACGGTGTGGAACTCAAGAGGCTCCACGGCTGA
- a CDS encoding DUF6310 domain-containing protein, which yields MPPNQRIANLQRAAQYPWTDDGQCVVREASNEWEVLAKRCFHALDPKKIQFRDVTGRCALASAGAAVVGVGLCIFVAPEIIVGAIIITGAVVVAVVIKEELDAYERGASRERGRPKTQTRPSTEQEPVSNRKPKAEESPLGRDWFPPDPPVSSDPHDRRPECTPRRASHRGGNDPHNDCADFIPQNSFPGWDVLVNGKHFDALQGATRTLWEVKTDNFDTYTDDLKDIVVRSQVPKLRDERALAIVVMDWC from the coding sequence GTGCCCCCCAACCAGAGGATCGCCAACCTGCAGAGGGCGGCGCAGTACCCCTGGACGGATGACGGGCAGTGCGTGGTGCGAGAGGCCTCCAACGAGTGGGAGGTTTTGGCGAAGCGATGCTTTCACGCTCTCGACCCGAAGAAGATCCAGTTTCGAGATGTGACGGGAAGATGCGCTCTGGCCTCGGCGGGGGCGGCTGTCGTGGGAGTGGGGCTCTGCATCTTTGTGGCACCCGAGATCATCGTGGGCGCGATCATCATCACTGGCGCCGTGGTGGTGGCAGTCGTCATCAAAGAGGAGTTAGACGCATATGAGCGAGGGGCATCCCGTGAGCGTGGGAGACCCAAGACTCAGACACGGCCATCCACTGAGCAGGAACCCGTGTCGAATCGGAAGCCCAAAGCGGAAGAGTCCCCATTGGGTAGGGATTGGTTTCCCCCAGACCCGCCAGTCTCCTCGGACCCCCATGATCGCCGCCCCGAGTGCACGCCCAGACGGGCTTCTCATCGTGGCGGCAACGACCCGCACAACGACTGCGCCGACTTCATTCCGCAGAACAGCTTTCCCGGCTGGGATGTTCTCGTCAATGGCAAGCACTTCGATGCGCTGCAAGGGGCCACGCGCACTCTTTGGGAGGTCAAGACCGACAATTTCGACACGTACACGGACGACCTCAAGGACATCGTGGTCAGAAGTCAGGTGCCAAAGTTGCGGGACGAGCGCGCCCTCGCGATCGTCGTCATGGACTGGTGCTGA
- a CDS encoding DUF5953 family protein: MERTFPGLHLGWMISEAGQRIPLPDRDAFVSRERKDGGFPLLRNGDETFRVTVTGLESPAGTSPGGKAQFEVQAVLPLNATGIAAAADVLEAVGEDARAFWGRVLPEGMAVTVSEQFRHSGEEPHIPPKGLPSLKLPWKLPAPEIPHYLGWLNYWSDAAARAIGFPDPARDSELLSRARRTATGGWIVRLTDAPLDLDNPAHLNALLRAYERFPEIGGRTPSR, from the coding sequence ATGGAACGCACGTTCCCCGGCTTGCATCTGGGGTGGATGATTTCCGAAGCAGGGCAGCGCATTCCACTGCCGGATCGAGATGCTTTTGTCTCCCGCGAGAGGAAGGACGGGGGATTTCCGCTTCTGCGGAACGGTGATGAGACGTTCCGGGTGACCGTGACGGGATTGGAAAGCCCAGCGGGCACTTCGCCGGGGGGGAAGGCACAGTTTGAAGTCCAGGCGGTCCTGCCATTGAACGCAACCGGCATCGCGGCGGCGGCGGATGTGCTGGAGGCCGTAGGCGAGGATGCACGCGCGTTCTGGGGGCGCGTGCTGCCAGAGGGGATGGCCGTGACAGTGTCGGAGCAGTTTCGCCACTCGGGGGAGGAGCCGCATATCCCGCCGAAAGGGCTCCCCTCGCTCAAACTCCCATGGAAACTCCCCGCGCCTGAGATTCCGCATTACCTTGGGTGGCTGAACTACTGGTCCGACGCTGCCGCACGCGCCATCGGGTTCCCAGACCCTGCCCGCGACTCGGAGCTGCTGTCGCGCGCACGGCGCACGGCGACGGGAGGGTGGATTGTCCGGCTCACGGATGCGCCGCTCGATCTCGACAACCCCGCCCACCTGAACGCGCTCCTGCGCGCATATGAGCGCTTCCCGGAGATCGGCGGGCGTACTCCGAGCCGCTGA
- a CDS encoding DUF4388 domain-containing protein — translation MEHFKGGLTHYSMEVVIPALLSRKARGTLRVERGSVIRYFFFKDGFLVGEGSNTPAEHLGQVLVDLGILDAPRAALAFEAAELAKLPYGAFLVRQQFVELPRLLEALEHKAREAFFDCYNWDSGEVEFTLQLPSLEQAVELKMPLTSLHRDALSRRREWRTFRTVFPGMDTTFYVFREHSVGRFSEEESVLMKRAESGATLAELLASGKESRIFVARRLMHLYRRGVLAPQRAQNNSMGEELQEQELLDAARSFVEERKYDHALAVVEQVLERGPVPEAHALYRDAEVKLTLALCDELFSMDGRLIFEPLPRPLPSSLTADDLYLYSKLRGSVTIRQALRTAAMGEAGAARSMHRMLAMGLIRIAPSLEGFEPKHKTDPYGFQPRAEA, via the coding sequence ATGGAGCACTTCAAGGGAGGCCTCACTCACTATTCGATGGAGGTGGTGATCCCTGCGCTCCTGTCGCGCAAGGCCCGAGGCACGCTGAGGGTCGAGCGCGGCTCGGTGATCCGCTACTTCTTCTTCAAGGACGGCTTCCTGGTGGGCGAAGGCTCCAACACGCCGGCCGAGCACCTGGGCCAGGTGCTGGTGGACCTGGGCATCCTGGACGCGCCCCGGGCGGCGCTGGCCTTCGAGGCGGCGGAGCTGGCGAAGCTGCCCTACGGGGCGTTCCTGGTGCGCCAGCAGTTCGTGGAGCTGCCGCGGCTGTTGGAGGCGCTGGAGCACAAGGCGCGCGAGGCGTTCTTCGACTGCTACAACTGGGACTCGGGCGAGGTGGAGTTCACGCTGCAGCTGCCGTCGCTGGAGCAGGCAGTGGAGTTGAAGATGCCGCTGACGAGCCTGCACCGGGACGCGCTGTCGCGGCGCCGCGAGTGGCGGACGTTCCGCACGGTGTTCCCGGGCATGGACACGACGTTCTACGTCTTCCGTGAGCACTCCGTGGGGCGGTTCTCGGAGGAGGAGTCGGTCCTGATGAAGCGAGCGGAGTCGGGGGCCACGCTCGCGGAGCTGCTCGCATCGGGCAAGGAGTCGCGGATCTTCGTAGCGAGGCGGCTGATGCACCTGTACCGGCGCGGGGTGCTGGCGCCGCAACGGGCGCAGAACAACTCGATGGGCGAAGAACTCCAGGAGCAGGAGCTGCTGGACGCAGCCCGGAGCTTCGTGGAGGAGCGCAAGTACGATCACGCGCTCGCAGTGGTGGAGCAAGTGCTGGAGCGAGGCCCTGTCCCCGAGGCACACGCGCTCTACCGGGACGCGGAGGTGAAGCTCACGCTGGCGCTCTGTGACGAGCTGTTCTCCATGGACGGGCGCCTCATCTTCGAGCCACTGCCGCGTCCCCTGCCCTCCTCGCTAACCGCGGATGATCTCTACCTGTACTCAAAGCTCCGGGGCAGCGTGACGATCCGCCAGGCGCTGCGCACGGCGGCCATGGGTGAGGCGGGAGCAGCGCGCTCGATGCACCGAATGCTGGCCATGGGGCTGATCCGCATCGCCCCATCGCTCGAAGGGTTCGAGCCGAAGCACAAGACGGACCCATACGGCTTCCAGCCTCGCGCGGAGGCCTGA
- a CDS encoding segregation and condensation protein A — translation MTDARRTPPDEGSSDAEVPRSPGDAFRIALPNFEGPLDLLLHLIREHRVDIFDIPLALIVEKYLEYLERMRELNLDIAGEFLVMASTLAHLKSRMLLPRQDVAAQEQVGEVLAVEEQGDPRAELVRRLLEYQKYKDSAEQLAKQDLLGRDVFTRNVPVEAVPIPEEEVGLQEFSVLKLIESLDRVLERLTPKVQHEVVLERLSLSEATLRVIERLRGQEQVTFVSLFPEGSTRQEIVITFLAILEMVKRRLIRVRQEEPLKDIFLMPNGDALERLAPTEVDDSDYR, via the coding sequence GTGACCGATGCCCGCCGCACGCCGCCCGACGAGGGCTCCAGCGATGCAGAGGTGCCCCGCTCACCCGGGGACGCCTTCCGTATTGCTTTGCCCAACTTCGAGGGCCCCCTCGATCTTCTGCTGCACCTGATCCGCGAGCACCGGGTCGACATCTTCGACATCCCCCTCGCGCTCATCGTCGAGAAATACCTGGAATACCTGGAGCGGATGCGCGAGTTGAACCTCGACATCGCCGGTGAGTTCCTGGTGATGGCGTCCACCCTGGCGCACCTCAAGAGCCGCATGCTGCTGCCGCGCCAGGATGTGGCGGCCCAGGAGCAGGTGGGCGAGGTGCTCGCGGTGGAGGAGCAGGGGGATCCGCGCGCGGAGCTGGTGCGGCGGCTGCTCGAGTATCAGAAGTACAAGGACTCGGCGGAGCAGCTGGCGAAGCAGGATCTGCTCGGGCGCGATGTGTTCACGCGCAACGTGCCGGTGGAGGCGGTGCCCATCCCCGAGGAGGAGGTGGGGCTGCAGGAGTTCTCCGTCCTCAAGCTGATCGAGTCGCTGGATCGGGTGCTGGAGCGCCTGACCCCGAAGGTGCAGCACGAGGTGGTGCTCGAGCGGCTGAGCCTCTCGGAGGCCACCCTGCGGGTGATCGAGCGGCTGCGCGGTCAGGAGCAGGTGACGTTCGTCAGCCTGTTCCCGGAGGGCAGCACGCGGCAGGAGATTGTCATTACGTTCCTGGCGATCCTGGAGATGGTAAAGCGGCGCCTCATCCGGGTTCGCCAGGAAGAGCCCCTGAAGGACATCTTCCTGATGCCCAACGGAGACGCGCTGGAGCGGCTGGCCCCCACGGAGGTGGATGACAGTGACTACCGGTAG
- the scpB gene encoding SMC-Scp complex subunit ScpB, producing the protein MTVTTGRNPTEETDEAPAPGTPGGPGPFSEEEIAAVTGPGGESELDEVEAAAIEEDEEAGPDLETSFEKLVAKSRKLSEDRIRTVLQSVLFVADKPLTVDQLYESTGIDRELIAKALDQISGLHRDGVNGIVLHEVAGGWQFRTDPHSAEYVRRYLRVKPQRLTRAAVETLAIIAYRQPVTRPEVEEIRGVDCGAVIKALMDRKLVKILGKKEEVGRPILYGTTREFLEFFALKDLSALPTLREFHELTQEHQEIVEKEKTSAPKVAGTVEALADPGFQKRLEKNEAASEAALEELEEAMSAADRSQKAAAGLLNTAPKPPDAGASGPKPE; encoded by the coding sequence ATGACAGTGACTACCGGTAGGAACCCCACCGAGGAGACGGACGAGGCCCCCGCTCCTGGTACGCCCGGAGGCCCCGGTCCCTTCTCCGAGGAGGAGATCGCCGCCGTCACCGGGCCGGGGGGCGAGAGCGAGCTGGACGAGGTGGAGGCCGCCGCCATCGAGGAGGACGAGGAGGCCGGGCCGGACCTGGAGACCTCGTTCGAGAAGCTCGTCGCCAAGAGCCGCAAGCTCTCCGAGGACCGCATCCGCACCGTGCTCCAGAGCGTGCTCTTCGTGGCGGACAAGCCGCTCACGGTGGACCAGCTCTACGAGTCCACGGGCATCGATCGTGAGCTGATCGCCAAGGCGCTCGATCAGATCTCCGGCCTCCACCGGGATGGTGTGAACGGGATCGTCCTGCACGAGGTGGCGGGCGGGTGGCAGTTCCGCACGGATCCGCACTCGGCCGAGTACGTGCGGCGGTACCTGCGCGTGAAGCCGCAGCGGCTCACCCGGGCCGCCGTGGAGACGCTGGCCATCATCGCCTACCGCCAGCCGGTGACCCGGCCCGAGGTGGAGGAGATCCGCGGCGTGGACTGCGGCGCGGTCATCAAGGCGCTGATGGATCGCAAGCTGGTGAAGATCCTCGGGAAGAAGGAAGAGGTGGGGCGGCCCATCCTCTATGGCACCACGCGCGAGTTCCTGGAGTTCTTCGCGCTGAAGGACCTGTCGGCCCTGCCCACGCTGCGTGAGTTCCACGAGCTGACGCAGGAGCACCAGGAGATTGTGGAGAAGGAGAAAACGTCGGCGCCGAAGGTGGCGGGGACGGTGGAGGCCCTGGCGGATCCGGGCTTCCAGAAGCGGTTGGAGAAGAACGAGGCGGCCTCCGAGGCCGCGTTGGAAGAGCTGGAGGAGGCCATGTCGGCCGCCGACCGGAGCCAGAAGGCCGCTGCTGGCCTGCTGAACACCGCCCCAAAGCCGCCCGATGCGGGCGCCTCGGGGCCCAAGCCCGAATAA
- a CDS encoding pseudouridine synthase, translating to MAAERLQKYLARAGVASRRHAEELITAGRVQVNNETVTELGSRVEPGKDLVKVDGKLVSPPESTSYYLLYKPAGVVTTLSDPQGRPTVASYVEDAGTRLFPVGRLDYDAEGALLFTDDGALAHKLTHPSFQVPRTYLAKVKGSPDSATLGKLRGGVRLEDGMATPLTVDVFEQAERNTWLKIVVAEGRPHLIKRLCAAVGHPVVRLFRPNYAGIGVSGLRPGQLRPLSNNEVRLLQDVAEARMAPPEGELNLPPRRHGRSAPGFEAAEDSGDDYEVETEEESARPEPVVVKLPRKDADAAAAAPAAERRPRSPAGREMKEGGTGLARFGRSRTGAPGAGGDRPKRREWDTRGDEGERPEKREWKPRGEGAGRPEKREWKPRGEGAGRPEKREWKPRGEGAGRPEKREWKPRGEGAGRPEKREWKPRGEGAGRPEKREWKPRGEGAGRPEKREWKPRGEGAERPERREWKPRGEGAGRPEKREWKPRGEGAGRPEKREWKPRGEGAGRPEKREWKPRGEGAGRPEKREWKPRGEGAERPERREWKPRGEGAGRPEKREWKPRGEGAGRPEKREWKPRGDGAGRPEKREWKPRGEGGDRPARKTWSPRGGPIGPASRGAGRFGRPGRSGGAAGDARPERRSTRSEEGGEAGGGFVDWRKRKQSDRAPGTPWDSRRPAPGGARGPRKPGGPRKPR from the coding sequence ATGGCTGCTGAAAGACTTCAGAAGTACCTGGCTCGCGCGGGAGTGGCTTCGCGCCGGCACGCAGAAGAGCTCATCACCGCAGGCCGTGTGCAGGTGAACAACGAGACGGTGACCGAGCTGGGCAGCCGGGTGGAGCCGGGCAAGGACCTGGTGAAGGTGGACGGAAAGCTGGTGTCTCCGCCGGAGAGCACCTCCTATTACCTGCTGTACAAGCCGGCCGGCGTGGTGACGACGCTGTCGGATCCCCAGGGCCGCCCCACGGTGGCCAGCTACGTGGAGGATGCCGGTACGCGCCTGTTCCCCGTGGGCCGCTTGGACTACGACGCCGAGGGAGCGCTGCTCTTCACGGATGACGGCGCGCTGGCGCACAAGCTCACGCACCCCAGCTTCCAGGTGCCTCGCACGTACCTGGCCAAGGTGAAGGGCTCGCCGGACTCCGCCACGCTGGGCAAGCTGCGCGGCGGTGTGCGGCTCGAGGACGGCATGGCCACGCCGCTCACCGTGGATGTGTTCGAGCAGGCCGAGCGCAACACGTGGCTGAAGATCGTGGTCGCCGAGGGCCGGCCTCACCTCATCAAGCGCCTGTGCGCGGCGGTGGGGCACCCCGTGGTGCGCCTGTTCCGGCCGAACTACGCGGGCATCGGCGTGTCTGGGCTGCGGCCGGGACAGCTGCGCCCGCTGTCGAACAACGAGGTGCGTCTGCTCCAGGACGTGGCCGAGGCCCGCATGGCTCCGCCCGAGGGAGAGCTGAACCTGCCTCCGCGCCGGCATGGGCGGTCGGCTCCGGGCTTCGAGGCGGCGGAGGACAGCGGCGACGACTACGAGGTGGAGACCGAGGAAGAGTCCGCTCGGCCCGAGCCCGTGGTGGTGAAGCTGCCTCGGAAGGATGCGGATGCCGCGGCTGCGGCGCCCGCGGCGGAGCGGCGCCCGCGGAGCCCCGCGGGCCGCGAGATGAAGGAAGGCGGCACGGGGCTGGCCCGGTTCGGCCGTTCGCGCACGGGCGCTCCAGGCGCTGGCGGCGATCGTCCCAAGCGCAGGGAGTGGGACACGCGCGGTGATGAAGGCGAGCGTCCCGAGAAGCGCGAGTGGAAGCCGCGTGGTGAGGGTGCTGGCCGTCCTGAGAAGCGCGAGTGGAAGCCGCGTGGAGAGGGTGCTGGCCGTCCCGAGAAGCGCGAGTGGAAGCCGCGGGGTGAGGGCGCGGGCCGTCCTGAGAAGCGCGAGTGGAAGCCGCGTGGTGAGGGTGCGGGCCGTCCTGAGAAGCGCGAGTGGAAGCCGCGTGGAGAGGGTGCGGGCCGTCCTGAGAAGCGCGAGTGGAAGCCGCGGGGTGAGGGTGCTGGTCGTCCCGAGAAGCGCGAGTGGAAGCCGCGCGGCGAGGGTGCTGAGCGTCCGGAGCGTCGCGAGTGGAAGCCGCGGGGTGAGGGTGCAGGCCGTCCCGAGAAGCGCGAGTGGAAGCCGCGTGGTGAGGGTGCAGGCCGTCCCGAGAAGCGTGAGTGGAAGCCGCGCGGTGAGGGCGCGGGCCGTCCCGAGAAGCGTGAGTGGAAGCCGCGCGGTGAGGGTGCTGGCCGTCCCGAGAAGCGCGAGTGGAAGCCGCGCGGTGAGGGTGCTGAGCGTCCGGAGCGTCGCGAGTGGAAGCCGCGCGGTGAGGGCGCTGGCCGTCCCGAGAAGCGCGAGTGGAAGCCGCGCGGCGAGGGCGCTGGCCGTCCCGAGAAGCGCGAGTGGAAGCCCCGCGGTGACGGTGCTGGCCGTCCCGAGAAGCGCGAGTGGAAGCCCCGCGGCGAGGGTGGAGATCGCCCGGCTCGCAAGACCTGGAGCCCTCGGGGCGGGCCCATCGGTCCGGCCTCGCGTGGCGCGGGCCGGTTCGGCCGCCCGGGTCGCTCCGGAGGCGCCGCTGGGGATGCACGGCCCGAGCGCCGGAGCACTCGCTCGGAAGAGGGAGGAGAGGCCGGCGGAGGCTTCGTCGACTGGCGCAAGCGCAAGCAGAGCGATCGTGCGCCCGGGACTCCCTGGGACTCGCGGCGTCCGGCGCCAGGCGGCGCTCGGGGGCCTCGCAAGCCCGGTGGCCCTCGCAAGCCTCGCTGA
- a CDS encoding HEAT repeat domain-containing protein, translating to MRTGVRPLVVVLSLALFSGCQGNRDQLLADLQSPRPEVRAHAVKSLAKQGNAEDLVLFSRAAKDMASIVRGEAAAALGESQDPRVVDLLGELLEDADEDVQGRAAMALAKVKNDKAKAYLTLQYGRRGRKTRQIIVQALKTANVPGAMAESVAAESKAIWDRNLLALNEGTLPERVGAAEELGKSGRPEAINRLLPLVRDSQVVMAAAAVRGLGDAGDRRAVPAILLLLDESFPDLREASIGALRKLQDPSSVQKLQAVAVEKSAVSALATDAIAALPRTPETEKALCTIAIEGARKEAIDAARAMRTKGCPLEPIIESLSRNSGVESGLQAVIGLGPSAQGALPKVLPLLTSSDSVQRMLAVEAVAAIGDASAAPALQKLYEQELKAIEGPRQDWVTAALPQVYGSGFDPSAPAAESEDSQGHKDGAKGSKQVQLFERVRALNAQRAREAGRVLVQPRVPTELYDDVEPLSLQPLAAVLRALGAVKAPGALELLKGYAGDPNVTLRTAGLVGLARLGPEGVEAAKGGMYEAERDLQKALAEALAQQGEAGQAVLVSMLPQFASEKLVLLDALNQFGAPASASEALQAVVREGGAEAVLAASVLGRLKAKDAVPTLSKALDEPASVARREVLLALGEIGDTQAAEVVARDLYHDQPEVRFAAASALQKIGTPAQGEALDALKSDYYRRVRDAASAALAKNGTAAEGAR from the coding sequence ATGAGAACCGGCGTGCGCCCCCTTGTCGTCGTCCTGTCCCTGGCCCTGTTCTCCGGGTGCCAGGGCAACCGCGATCAACTCCTCGCCGACCTCCAGAGCCCCCGGCCCGAGGTCCGCGCCCACGCGGTCAAATCGCTGGCCAAGCAGGGCAACGCGGAGGATCTGGTCCTCTTCTCCCGCGCCGCCAAGGACATGGCCTCCATCGTCCGGGGCGAGGCCGCCGCGGCGCTCGGCGAGAGCCAGGATCCCCGCGTGGTGGATCTGCTCGGCGAGCTGCTCGAGGACGCCGACGAGGATGTCCAGGGCCGAGCCGCCATGGCACTCGCCAAGGTGAAGAACGACAAGGCCAAGGCGTACCTCACGCTCCAGTATGGCCGCCGGGGCCGGAAGACGCGCCAGATCATCGTTCAGGCGCTGAAGACCGCCAACGTGCCCGGCGCCATGGCCGAGTCCGTCGCCGCAGAGTCCAAGGCCATCTGGGATCGCAACCTGCTCGCGCTCAACGAGGGCACGCTCCCGGAGCGCGTGGGCGCCGCCGAGGAGCTGGGCAAGAGTGGCCGCCCCGAGGCCATCAACCGGCTGCTCCCCCTGGTTCGTGACAGCCAGGTCGTCATGGCCGCCGCCGCCGTTCGCGGCCTGGGCGATGCGGGGGATCGGCGCGCGGTGCCCGCCATTCTCCTGCTGCTCGACGAGAGCTTCCCTGATCTGCGCGAGGCCTCCATCGGCGCGCTGCGCAAGCTGCAGGATCCTTCCTCGGTACAGAAGCTCCAGGCCGTGGCCGTGGAGAAGAGCGCCGTGAGCGCGCTGGCCACGGACGCCATCGCCGCCCTGCCGCGCACGCCCGAGACCGAGAAGGCGCTGTGCACCATCGCGATCGAGGGCGCCCGGAAGGAGGCCATCGATGCGGCCCGCGCCATGCGGACGAAGGGGTGCCCGCTGGAGCCCATCATCGAGAGCCTCTCCCGTAACAGTGGCGTCGAGAGCGGGCTGCAGGCGGTGATCGGCCTCGGCCCGTCGGCCCAGGGCGCACTGCCCAAGGTGCTGCCGCTGCTCACGTCCTCGGACTCCGTGCAGCGCATGCTGGCGGTGGAGGCCGTGGCCGCCATCGGGGATGCCTCCGCTGCTCCGGCGCTCCAGAAGCTCTACGAGCAGGAGCTGAAGGCCATCGAGGGGCCGCGCCAGGACTGGGTGACGGCGGCGCTGCCTCAGGTCTACGGCTCCGGCTTCGATCCCTCCGCGCCCGCCGCCGAGTCGGAGGACTCGCAGGGCCACAAGGACGGGGCCAAGGGCTCCAAGCAGGTTCAGCTCTTCGAGCGGGTCCGGGCCCTCAATGCCCAGCGTGCTCGCGAGGCGGGCCGCGTGCTCGTCCAGCCGCGCGTGCCCACGGAGCTCTATGACGATGTGGAGCCGCTGAGCCTCCAGCCGCTGGCCGCAGTGCTGCGCGCGCTTGGAGCGGTGAAGGCGCCTGGGGCGCTCGAGCTGCTCAAGGGCTATGCGGGCGACCCCAACGTGACGCTGCGCACCGCGGGCCTGGTCGGGCTGGCCCGGCTGGGACCCGAGGGTGTGGAGGCCGCGAAGGGTGGCATGTACGAGGCCGAGAGGGATCTCCAGAAGGCGCTGGCTGAGGCGCTCGCGCAGCAGGGCGAGGCCGGGCAGGCCGTGCTGGTGTCCATGCTGCCGCAGTTCGCCAGCGAGAAGCTGGTGCTGCTCGACGCGCTGAACCAGTTCGGGGCTCCGGCCTCGGCCTCGGAGGCGCTGCAGGCGGTGGTTCGCGAGGGCGGAGCGGAGGCGGTGCTGGCGGCCAGCGTCCTCGGCAGGTTGAAGGCCAAGGACGCGGTGCCCACGCTCTCCAAGGCGCTGGATGAGCCCGCGAGCGTGGCGCGCCGCGAGGTGCTGCTGGCGCTGGGCGAGATCGGCGACACCCAGGCTGCCGAGGTGGTGGCCCGGGACCTGTACCACGACCAGCCGGAGGTCCGGTTCGCGGCGGCCTCGGCGCTGCAGAAGATCGGCACTCCGGCGCAGGGGGAGGCGCTCGACGCCCTCAAGAGCGACTATTATCGGAGGGTCCGCGATGCGGCCAGCGCGGCGCTGGCGAAGAACGGCACCGCGGCGGAGGGGGCTCGCTGA